The following coding sequences are from one Polyangia bacterium window:
- a CDS encoding DUF58 domain-containing protein → MLTRDLLKKIRKIEIVTERLVRDRTAGQYHSVFKGRGIAFSEVRQYIPGDDIRMIDWNVSARMNEAYVKLFTEEREMTVLLLVDMSASENFGSRAQEKRELAAEIAAVLAFSAIRNNDRVGLIIFTDTVEKFVPPKKGKKHVLRVISEILSFQPHSPRTNIAAGLQFLGRIARRRAVAFLISDFLAPQVSYERALRLSAGRHDLVPVSVTDPLEEALPKVGLIELQDPETGEVVVFDTSGAESRAFAADARVAAVARQTLFRRLSLDAISVRTDRPYLPALTTFFEARARRLRH, encoded by the coding sequence ATGCTGACCCGCGACCTTCTCAAGAAGATCCGCAAGATCGAGATCGTGACCGAACGTCTGGTTCGCGATCGCACGGCCGGCCAGTACCATTCGGTGTTCAAGGGCCGCGGCATCGCCTTTTCCGAAGTGCGCCAGTACATCCCCGGTGACGACATCCGCATGATCGACTGGAACGTGTCGGCGCGCATGAACGAGGCCTACGTCAAGCTGTTCACCGAAGAGCGCGAGATGACCGTGCTGCTGCTGGTGGACATGTCAGCGTCGGAGAACTTCGGTTCGCGGGCGCAGGAGAAACGCGAGCTGGCGGCGGAGATCGCCGCGGTGCTGGCCTTCTCCGCCATCCGCAACAACGATCGGGTCGGGCTGATCATCTTCACCGACACGGTCGAAAAGTTCGTGCCGCCGAAAAAGGGCAAGAAACACGTGCTGCGGGTGATCAGCGAGATCTTGTCGTTCCAGCCGCACAGCCCGCGCACCAACATCGCCGCCGGGCTGCAGTTTCTGGGGCGCATCGCCCGGCGGCGGGCGGTGGCCTTTCTGATCTCGGATTTTCTGGCGCCCCAGGTGAGCTATGAGCGGGCGTTGCGCCTCTCGGCCGGGCGCCACGATCTGGTTCCGGTGTCGGTGACCGATCCGCTGGAAGAGGCGCTGCCCAAGGTGGGATTGATCGAGCTGCAAGATCCGGAGACCGGCGAGGTGGTGGTGTTCGACACCAGCGGCGCTGAAAGCCGGGCCTTTGCCGCCGACGCGCGGGTGGCGGCGGTGGCGCGCCAGACGTTGTTCCGTCGGCTGTCGCTGGACGCCATCAGCGTGCGCACCGATCGCCCGTATCTGCCGGCGCTGACCACCTTCTTCGAAGCGCGGGCGCGGAGGCTGCGGCATTGA
- a CDS encoding BatD family protein, with translation MRRAATRTGAAAAAMATLLAAWLSCAGAPTVVAAAEPPAAAADAGATAAALAPDPEAPTVTARVDKADAHVGDVITLVVTAISARGIPVNLPSTLELDKFSVLERKEAESDLGDGRMRREFTLSVAAYETGETQIPAIEVTYLGKGGDVRTAKTDPVPIKISSVIANDPEPTLKDAAPPVVVMQRDLLLVYIAGGLLAAALGALLAWLILRRLRARAILRPGPPPRPAHEVALERLDRLGAYGFLENADNRPFYFAVSEVIRDYLGTRFGFDSLELTTDELMAELRRRAPRELVLGEIEGWLAAADLVKFAKFSPSVAEARGTLETAIRIVSATKPRPLDQTPSPVTTGSPSGTAPPSPPPAAASGERT, from the coding sequence TTGAGGCGGGCGGCGACGCGAACGGGCGCCGCGGCGGCCGCGATGGCGACCTTGCTGGCGGCCTGGCTTTCGTGCGCTGGCGCGCCGACGGTGGTCGCCGCCGCTGAACCACCGGCCGCAGCCGCCGACGCAGGCGCCACGGCAGCAGCGCTTGCGCCCGATCCGGAAGCGCCGACGGTCACCGCGCGGGTCGACAAGGCCGACGCGCACGTGGGCGACGTGATCACGCTGGTGGTCACCGCCATCAGCGCGCGCGGGATCCCGGTGAACCTGCCCAGCACGCTGGAGCTGGACAAGTTCTCGGTCCTTGAGCGCAAGGAAGCGGAGAGCGATCTCGGCGACGGGCGGATGCGACGGGAGTTCACCCTGAGCGTGGCCGCCTATGAAACCGGCGAGACCCAGATCCCGGCCATCGAAGTCACCTACCTCGGCAAGGGCGGCGACGTGCGGACGGCCAAGACCGACCCCGTGCCGATCAAGATCAGCAGCGTGATCGCCAACGATCCGGAGCCGACGTTGAAGGACGCGGCGCCGCCGGTGGTGGTGATGCAGCGCGATCTGTTGCTGGTGTACATCGCCGGCGGCTTGCTGGCGGCGGCGCTGGGCGCGCTGCTGGCGTGGTTGATCCTGCGCCGCCTGCGCGCGCGGGCCATCCTGCGCCCGGGCCCGCCGCCGCGCCCCGCGCACGAGGTGGCGCTGGAGCGTCTGGATCGGCTGGGCGCCTACGGCTTTCTGGAGAACGCCGACAACCGCCCGTTCTACTTCGCCGTGTCGGAGGTGATTCGCGACTATCTGGGCACGCGCTTTGGTTTTGATTCGCTGGAGCTGACCACCGACGAGCTGATGGCCGAGCTGCGCCGCCGCGCCCCGCGCGAGCTGGTGCTGGGCGAGATCGAAGGCTGGCTGGCGGCCGCTGACCTGGTGAAGTTCGCCAAGTTCTCGCCCAGCGTGGCCGAGGCGCGCGGCACGCTGGAGACGGCGATTCGCATCGTCTCGGCCACCAAGCCGCGTCCGCTGGATCAGACGCCGTCGCCGGTCACCACCGGATCGCCGAGCGGAACCGCCCCTCCGTCGCCGCCGCCCGCCGCCGCGTCCGGAGAGCGCACGTGA